From one Thalassobaculum sp. OXR-137 genomic stretch:
- the pdeM gene encoding ligase-associated DNA damage response endonuclease PdeM produces the protein MNRPVPLILNGAELLADAAGVLIWPTRETLIVADLHLEKGSSLARKGTLLPPYDTRATLARLATAIRTHAPKRVICVGDSFHDAAASSRLDEADRSGLAALVDAVDWIWITGNHDPGPPSGLGGSVIDGLVDGPLSFRHEAEEAGRPGEISGHYHPVARLRVKGRTVSGRCFVNDGTRLILPAFGAYTGGLDVRAPDLRRLFARRFEVALMQSGRVWRIPSSELLAPPPAQHGPVGERRESMR, from the coding sequence ATGAACCGACCCGTCCCCCTGATCCTGAACGGTGCCGAGCTGCTCGCCGATGCGGCCGGCGTGCTGATCTGGCCGACCCGCGAGACGCTGATCGTCGCCGACCTGCACCTGGAAAAGGGCTCCAGCCTGGCGCGCAAGGGCACGCTGCTGCCGCCCTACGACACAAGGGCAACGCTTGCGCGGCTGGCGACGGCGATCCGGACCCACGCGCCAAAACGGGTGATCTGCGTCGGCGACAGCTTCCACGACGCGGCGGCCTCATCCCGCCTGGACGAAGCGGACCGCTCCGGCCTCGCAGCCCTGGTAGACGCGGTCGACTGGATCTGGATCACCGGCAACCACGACCCCGGTCCGCCAAGCGGCCTGGGCGGCAGCGTCATCGACGGCCTCGTCGACGGCCCCCTCAGCTTCCGCCACGAGGCGGAGGAAGCCGGCCGGCCGGGCGAGATCTCCGGCCATTACCATCCGGTCGCCCGGCTGCGGGTGAAGGGGCGCACGGTCTCCGGCCGCTGCTTCGTCAATGACGGCACCCGGCTGATCCTGCCGGCCTTCGGCGCCTATACCGGAGGGCTGGACGTCCGCGCGCCGGATCTTCGGCGGCTGTTCGCCCGCCGTTTCGAAGTCGCCCTGATGCAGTCGGGCCGGGTCTGGCGCATCCCTTCCTCCGAGCTGCTCGCCCCGCCGCCGGCCCAGCACGGCCCGGTGGGTGAGCGTCGGGAGAGCATGCGATGA